A part of Saccopteryx bilineata isolate mSacBil1 chromosome 12, mSacBil1_pri_phased_curated, whole genome shotgun sequence genomic DNA contains:
- the LOC136316412 gene encoding large ribosomal subunit protein eL15, which yields MSSIALSTYFTLYPTLKGWRLGYKAKQGYIIYRIRVRRDGRKRPVPKGATYGKPVHHGVSQLKFAQSFQSVAEERAGRHCGALRVLNSYWVGEDSTYRFFEVILIDPFPKAIRRNPDTQWIARPVHKHRETRGLTSAGRRSHGLGKGHKFHHTIGGSCRAAWRRRNTLQLHRDR from the exons ATGTCTTCCATTGCTCTTTCTACCTACTTCACTCTTTACCCCACTCTCAAAGGCTGGAG GCTGGGCTACAAGGCCAAGCAAGGTTATATCATATATCGGATTCGTGTGCGCCGTGATGGCCGCAAACGCCCTGTTCCTAAGGGCGCCACCTATGGCAAGCCTGTCCACCATGGTGTCAGCCAGCTCAAGTTCGCTCAGAGCTTTCAGTCTGTTGCCGAGGAGCGAGCTGGACGCCACTGTGGGGCTCTGAGAGTCCTGAATTCTTACTGGGTTGGTGAAGATTCCACATACAGATTCTTTGAGGTTATCCTCATTGATCCATTCCCTAAGGCTATCAGAAGGAATCCTGACACCCAGTGGATCGCCAGACCTGTCCACAAGCACAGGGAGACGCGAGGGCTGACTTCTGCAGGCCGCAGGAGCCATGGCCTGGGGAAGGGCCACAAGTTCCACCACACTATTGGTGGCTCTTGCCGTGCAGCCTGGAGAAGGCGCAATACTCTCCAGCTCCACCGTGACCGCTAA
- the TPD52L1 gene encoding tumor protein D53 isoform X7 translates to MEAQAQGLLETEPLQGRDDDAVASADYASMLSEEEKEELKAELVQLEDEITTLRQVLSAKERHLVEIKQKLGMNLMNELKQNFSRSWHDMQTTTAYKKTHETLSHAGQKATAAFSNVGTAISKKFGDMRRK, encoded by the exons GTTTGCTGGAGACGGAGCCATTGCAAGGGAGGGATGACGACGCAGTAGCCAGTGCTGACTACGCTAGCATGCTCTccgaggaggagaaagaagagttaAAGGCAGAATTAGTTCAG CTGGAAGATGAAATTACAACATTAAGACAAGTTTTATCAGCGAAAGAAAGGCATCTGGTTGAGATAAAACAAAAGCTCGGCATGAACCTGATGAACGAACTGAAACAGAACTTCAGCAGAAGCTGGCATGACATGCAGACCACTACCGC GTACAAGAAGACACATGAAACCCTGAGTCACGCAGGGCAGAAGGCAACTGCTGCTTTCAGCAATGTTGGGACGGCCATCAGCAAGAAGTTTGGCGACATGAG